Within Thermococcus celer Vu 13 = JCM 8558, the genomic segment CGCCTATCTTGAGGTAGTCCTCTGTGGAGAGGTCCCAGCCGAGGGCCGCGTTGAGCATGTCGCGGTAGTCATCTGCTCCCAGGCCGAAGGTCGTGAAGAGGCACAGACCGGCCGCATCGATGAGGGCGCTGAGGTCCTGGAAGAGTATCAGCATCTTGACCTTATCATCGCTCACATCATGGGGATCCATCTTGTAAGGATAGCCGAGGATCTCGGGGCTTATCATGTAGTTCTTTATGTGGCATCCACCGCGGTTGTTGGTCGCGTAACCGAGGCCGTGCCCTTCAGCACCGCGCGGGTCATAAGCCGGAAGCTCGAGCTTCTTGACGCTCATGGAGTACTCGGGGTGTCCGTAGCTCTCCGCGAGGCGGTAGCCACCCTCGGCGAGCTTATCCCCAAATCCCTCTCTCCTCGCGAGCTTATCGATGTAGTAGTGGAGGACCTCCGTGTTGCCCCACCTGAACGGTGGAGCGTCCCCAAGCTCCTCGTCCTTTATGAACCCCTTCTCGTAGAGCTCCATCGCCGTTGCGAGGGTTCCACCGGTTGAGATGGTGTCGAGACCGAGCTCGTCGCACATGTGGTTTGCCTCGATTATGCTCGCGAGGTCGTTTATACCGAGGTTCGCCCCAAGGGCCCAGGTGCTCTCGTATTCCGGCCCCTCGGTGACTCCAACGGTCGGAAGCTTGTTGACCCTGCCACAGCCAATCGGGCACGCGTAACACGGCTGGTTCCTGATCAGGTACTTCGCCGCCATCGCCTCACCGCTCTGCTCGTAGGCGTGCTCATAGACACCCGTCTGGAAGTTCCTCGTTGGGTAAAGGCCGTTTTCGTTGATTATGTTGACGAGAACCGCGGTACCGAACTTCGGGAGTCCGCCTCCCGCGACCGGGTCGTTCCTCAGCTTGTTGATCTTCTCCCTAACCGTTAGCATGAACTTCTGCTTGTCCGCTACCGGCACGGTCTTGCTTCCCTCGACGGCTATGGCCTTCAGGTTCTTGCTTCCCATCACGGCACCGACGCCCGCCCTGCCTGCGGCCCTGTGTCCATCGTTCATGACCGCAGCGAACTTAACGAGGTTCTCTCCAGCCGGACCGATCGAGGCTATCCTGAGCCTCTTGCTTCCGATCTCCTTTCTTATCGTCTCCTCGGTCTCGCTCACGAGCTTGCCCCAGATGTGGGACGCATCCCTGATCTCGACGTCATCGTCCTTTACGTAGATGTAGACGGGCTTCTCGGCCTTGCCCTCCACGACGATGGCGTCCCATCCGGCGAACTTGAGCTCCGCTCCGAAATATCCTCCCGAGTTGGACATCGTTATGAAACCCGTTGCTGGGCTCTTCGTGACGACGTTATACCTACCTCCGGTTGGAGCGCTCGTCCCGCTCAGCGGGCCCGGGGCTATTATCAGCTTGTTCTCCGGGCTCAGCGGGTCGACCTTTGGATCCATCTCCTTGAGGAGGAGATATATCGCAAGCCCCCTGCTCCCGAGCCACTTCTTGGCCAGCTCCTCGTCGTACTCCTCAACCTTCACCTCTCCGGTGGAGAGGTTTACGCGCAGAAACCTTCCCCAGTTGCCATACATGGGCATCGCCATATAGATGTGAACATTCATGCCTAATAACTTTTGGCGAAAATGAACAATGTCACGAGAATATTCGAAGTTAAACATTATCGTTAACGCCAGACGTTGGCACCGGAGGAACCTCCAGGGCCAAGTCCAGCAGTCCATAGAAAACTCAAGGAAATAATTCAAAAAATCATGGAATCAAAGGAGCCCCTCTATCAGCTCCCCGACGTTCCCCCTGGCCTTGCCGCGGAGCCTCTCGAGGTGGCCACTCAAAGCTTCGCCGATGCCGTGGACGAACAGGCTGAGCGCCTCGTCGCTGTCCAGGCCCCTCGAGCGGAGGTAGAAGAGCGCATCCTCGTCGAACTGCCTCACGGTGGAGGAGTGGAACGCGGCCTCGACCTCACCGGTGTCCACCTCGAGCATCGGCACGCTAACCCCGAGCGAGCCCCTGTCCATCACGGTG encodes:
- the aor gene encoding aldehyde ferredoxin oxidoreductase; the protein is MYGNWGRFLRVNLSTGEVKVEEYDEELAKKWLGSRGLAIYLLLKEMDPKVDPLSPENKLIIAPGPLSGTSAPTGGRYNVVTKSPATGFITMSNSGGYFGAELKFAGWDAIVVEGKAEKPVYIYVKDDDVEIRDASHIWGKLVSETEETIRKEIGSKRLRIASIGPAGENLVKFAAVMNDGHRAAGRAGVGAVMGSKNLKAIAVEGSKTVPVADKQKFMLTVREKINKLRNDPVAGGGLPKFGTAVLVNIINENGLYPTRNFQTGVYEHAYEQSGEAMAAKYLIRNQPCYACPIGCGRVNKLPTVGVTEGPEYESTWALGANLGINDLASIIEANHMCDELGLDTISTGGTLATAMELYEKGFIKDEELGDAPPFRWGNTEVLHYYIDKLARREGFGDKLAEGGYRLAESYGHPEYSMSVKKLELPAYDPRGAEGHGLGYATNNRGGCHIKNYMISPEILGYPYKMDPHDVSDDKVKMLILFQDLSALIDAAGLCLFTTFGLGADDYRDMLNAALGWDLSTEDYLKIGERIWNAERIFNLKAGLDPERDDSLPKRFLEEPMPEGPNKGHVVRLKEMLPRYYKLRGWTEDGRVPKEKAEELGIGEFL